Genomic window (Victivallis lenta):
TCCGGAGCGGCCCGCGATTCTGGCCGAAACCGGGGCGGTCGAGTGGTGCCACTGCCGGGCTTCGCATCTGTATGAGCTGGACCGGGAGGGGACGCTGCTGCACGACGCGCTGTTTGCCCCTTTCTTCGCCGGAAGCGCCGGCTGCGGCCAGTTCTGGCACTGGGACCATATCTATGTCGACCGGCACGATCTCTGGCATCACTTCGGATGGTTCGCGCGCGCAATCGCCGGAATCGATCCCGCGGCGGAAGATTACCGGCCCGAGCTGCGGGAGAACCGGCGGCTCCGGTTCCATATCCTGCGGGGAAACAGTCACGATCTGGTCTGGCTCCGCGACAAGGCGGACTGGGCGGACGAACTCGACCGCGGCATCGCGCCGGAACGGTTCGCGGAGCTCCGGGTACCGGTCGAACAGTTGACTGCGGCACCGGTTTCGCGGGTCGAATTTAATTCGCCGTGGGAGGACGGTGCGGAACAGGCGGCCGTCCCGGAAAACGGCGTGATCACCTTCCCCCCCTTCCGGCGCTCCCTCGTCGCCAGGCTCTGTTTCTGAATCGGTAAAGTCATATGCGGCGCGCGGTCAGGCCGATGCATCGGATTGGCCGGGCGCCGCGTTTATTTGCCTGGGATGGCGTATTTTATATATTTATATCATAATATAAAATAGATTTTGCTGCGTTTTTTACAGCGTGTGATCATATTTCCTTTGCTTTTTTATCGAAACGGTATTGACATTTGGGGGAAAATGCGTCATAATCATATTAAAGAATACAAAATGTGCGCCGCCGGCCGGACTCTCTCTCTCTCTGAGCAGGAGTTGCGGCGGCGGAGGAATACGGCGGAAACGGGAAGAGGATGAATCACAAGCTTGCCTTCAAACGTGCGGGGAATGCGGATTCGCCGCTGTACATGCAGGTAGCCGATACGCTGCGTTCGCTGATCGACAACCGCATGCTGCGCCCCGGCGAGAAAATTCCGCCGACGCGGGAGCTGCGCGACACGTTCGAGGTCAGCACGATCACCGTCGAAGCCGGAATCCGGAAGCTGGTCGAGGAGAATTACCTGATCCGCCGCCCGCGGCGCGGAACCTTCATCAACCCCGCGCTCGGCCGGAGCGGGCCGCGGACCGGCGAAAAGCTGACCATCCGCATCATTTTCGGCGAGATCGACCTGAATGATCTCTACTGGTACATTGTCCTGAACGCGATCGAGAGCTCTCCGCTGCTCGAACGGGCCGACAAACTGTTCACCACGCTGCGGGCCGCCTCCCTGACCCCGGAACGCATTGCGGAGCTGACCGACGGATGCGCCGGACTGATCCTCTGCGGCTACTCTTCGGTCCGCTTCACGGAAGAGCTGATCCGGCGGGGAATCCCGTTTTCGATGATCGGCGGCTTCAGCAGCGCCGAGGAGCCCGACGGACCGGAGATCGATGCGGTCGTGCACGACGATGTGCATCGCGCCTATCTGTCGACCCGCCATCTGCTCGATCTCGGCCACCGCGACATCTGCTGCGTCGCCGGGCCGCGCGGCAGCCGCCTGTGCCGCGATATCGAAGCCGGATTCCGCTCCGCCATGCGCGAATTCGACCTGCCGGAGCGCGAGTTCGACTTTGCGACCGTCGACGGCCATACGATCGGCGAGGGGCGCGAGACCGGCCTGCGGTTGCTGACCCGCATGGCCCGGCCGAGCGCGGTCTACGCCTGCGACGACCGGCTGGCGGTCGGTATTGCCAAGGCGGCGTTCCACCTCGGCTTCAGGATTCCGGACGACCTGTCGATCATCGGCGGCGGCAATCAGGAGATCGGCCGGGTCGTGACGCCGGAAATCACTTCGACTCCGAGCTATCCCGAGCGTTCGGCCGCCATCGCCATCGGGAAGCTGCTCGGACAGATCCGCGATCCGGAGCACCGCAAGTCCTGCACGGTGCTTCAGATCGACGAGCTTGTCATCGGCGGATCGACCCGAATCCGCCGCCCGCGCGGAGAGTGATGTCTGTTCCGCCTGTCGAATTGGGAATATCGGAAAATCGCAAATCAAGGAGTGAAGCACCATGAGAAAAGAGAGCCGTTTTACCCTGATCGAGCTTCTGGTGAATATGTCACAATATAACCGTAATTCCGCATAATAACGGGTATGTGAAGCTTCCGTGTACGGTCTGTCATGATGTAACTCCTTTT
Coding sequences:
- a CDS encoding GntR family transcriptional regulator, with amino-acid sequence MNHKLAFKRAGNADSPLYMQVADTLRSLIDNRMLRPGEKIPPTRELRDTFEVSTITVEAGIRKLVEENYLIRRPRRGTFINPALGRSGPRTGEKLTIRIIFGEIDLNDLYWYIVLNAIESSPLLERADKLFTTLRAASLTPERIAELTDGCAGLILCGYSSVRFTEELIRRGIPFSMIGGFSSAEEPDGPEIDAVVHDDVHRAYLSTRHLLDLGHRDICCVAGPRGSRLCRDIEAGFRSAMREFDLPEREFDFATVDGHTIGEGRETGLRLLTRMARPSAVYACDDRLAVGIAKAAFHLGFRIPDDLSIIGGGNQEIGRVVTPEITSTPSYPERSAAIAIGKLLGQIRDPEHRKSCTVLQIDELVIGGSTRIRRPRGE